From the genome of Geobacter sp. SVR, one region includes:
- a CDS encoding TIGR00730 family Rossman fold protein — MRRICVFCGSNPGNDPHFMAGARKLGELLVSQGIGVVYGGGNVGCMGALADAALAAGGEVIGVIPQALQDRELAHPGLTSLHLVATMHERKALMAELSDGFIALPGGLGTLEELFEIATWSQLGLHAKPLALLNVHGFYDHLVAFLDQCETEGFVQQANRDTIIVESEAELALERIRSYTPPLVRKWIDKQEI; from the coding sequence ATCCGACGGATCTGTGTTTTCTGCGGTTCGAACCCCGGCAATGATCCTCATTTCATGGCAGGCGCGCGGAAGCTGGGAGAACTGCTGGTCAGCCAGGGGATCGGCGTTGTGTACGGCGGCGGGAACGTCGGTTGCATGGGAGCCTTGGCCGATGCGGCACTGGCGGCCGGTGGCGAGGTGATCGGCGTTATTCCGCAGGCCCTGCAGGACAGGGAGCTTGCCCACCCGGGGTTGACGAGCCTGCATCTGGTGGCTACCATGCACGAACGCAAGGCGCTGATGGCCGAACTGTCGGACGGCTTCATTGCCCTGCCGGGGGGGCTGGGCACCCTAGAGGAACTGTTCGAGATCGCCACCTGGAGCCAGCTCGGCCTGCATGCCAAGCCGCTCGCCCTGCTCAACGTCCACGGCTTCTACGATCACCTGGTGGCCTTTCTGGATCAGTGCGAGACAGAGGGGTTTGTACAACAGGCCAACCGCGACACGATCATCGTCGAGAGTGAGGCGGAGCTGGCACTGGAGCGGATAAGGAGCTACACTCCACCCCTGGTGCGCAAGTGGATCGACAAGCAGGAGATATGA
- a CDS encoding bifunctional 2-polyprenyl-6-hydroxyphenol methylase/3-demethylubiquinol 3-O-methyltransferase UbiG yields the protein MSDPVLRHYELYPYPHYPLLASVRRCDTYALNLEALWARFNGELPPSAARRILIAGCGSFAPYPFAVANPTIPITALDLSATSLKRARLHCLLHGRRNVSFQVGSLLDPAMAAGRFGLIDAYGVLHHLPDPLTGLQALASRLAEGGILRIMVYSRYARREEESIRRAFRLLGVRTPTEARRLIGRSKPGSRLRNYVEASSEVSFAAGLADALLHPQVSTFRIIDLMELVGQSGLQPLQFAHCGALPEVEREIGRISELEARHESPGNFVLYLGKNTAGPVSGYCPSRITLNPCLRSSVSGVHLAPVRIAGRLGWSNPLLDRRERSFLRQFIQPVQRHDLPQDALEKLDDYLQALLLISFRT from the coding sequence ATGTCCGACCCCGTCCTGCGCCATTACGAGCTGTACCCCTACCCTCATTACCCCCTGCTGGCCTCGGTACGTCGGTGCGATACCTATGCCCTCAACCTGGAAGCCCTCTGGGCGCGCTTCAACGGTGAATTGCCCCCCTCTGCGGCCCGGCGCATCCTGATCGCCGGCTGCGGCAGCTTTGCCCCCTACCCTTTTGCGGTTGCCAATCCCACCATTCCCATCACCGCCCTGGATCTGTCAGCCACCAGCCTCAAACGCGCACGATTGCACTGCCTGCTGCACGGCAGGCGCAATGTCTCTTTTCAGGTAGGCAGCCTGCTCGACCCGGCCATGGCTGCCGGCCGATTCGGTCTGATCGATGCCTACGGGGTGCTGCATCATCTGCCCGACCCGCTGACCGGGCTGCAGGCACTGGCCTCGCGGCTGGCGGAAGGCGGGATCCTGCGGATCATGGTTTACAGCCGCTACGCCCGGCGCGAGGAGGAATCGATTCGGCGCGCTTTCCGCCTGCTGGGCGTACGGACGCCGACTGAGGCCCGGCGGCTGATTGGGCGCTCCAAGCCCGGCTCCCGTCTGCGCAATTATGTAGAAGCTTCGTCCGAGGTGTCCTTCGCTGCCGGACTGGCCGACGCCCTGCTGCATCCCCAGGTTTCAACTTTCCGGATCATAGATCTGATGGAGCTGGTCGGGCAGAGCGGATTGCAGCCGCTGCAGTTTGCGCACTGCGGGGCACTGCCGGAGGTAGAGCGGGAGATCGGACGTATCAGCGAACTGGAAGCTCGACACGAATCACCCGGAAATTTCGTGCTCTATCTGGGCAAGAACACTGCCGGACCGGTTTCCGGCTACTGTCCTTCCCGGATCACGCTCAACCCCTGCCTGCGCAGCAGCGTCAGCGGCGTCCATCTCGCTCCGGTGCGCATCGCCGGCCGCCTCGGCTGGAGCAATCCCCTCCTTGACCGCCGGGAACGGAGCTTCCTGCGCCAGTTCATCCAGCCGGTACAGCGGCATGACCTGCCACAGGATGCACTTGAAAAGCTGGACGACTACCTCCAGGCCCTCCTCCTGATCAGTTTCCGAACCTGA
- a CDS encoding carotenoid oxygenase family protein encodes MLSRRRFLMLSGQASLSLAVLGCATSPPLRKEAFADFGDPARPYLGLATSLRNEYSYEARIEGQIPAQLRGTLYRNGPGLFDRGEMRKRNLLDGDGLVQSFRFHDNGVHYRNRFVRTQKFIDEERAGRFVYPSWSTQAPGGMLANFMAPGRLKSQAGITVFYWRKRLYAFDECALPYELDPDTLETSGLSLLGLPEDMTIYAAHAKMDPFSGEWLHFGVRYGPSPKIHITIFKPDGSLKQHRSVPLPRNVYMHDWFVSARHLILNLHPAEISYLGFMLGYSSMADSLRWQPEKGNLVMVFDREGDKPPLFLETPARYMWHSFNAYERGAEIIAEFIGYHNPDHFIGADPVVSAVMMGRRGEYAWPGEVRRYLIDPSARTIRDEKIASGSYEWPRINELLRGRCCRFGYMAKTARGEFFWSLICRIDLHTGRMENFDFGAGCYCSEPVFVPIPRVAYSAEDSREAGFLLTEVYDSGTKKSFLAVLRADCLSAGPIARVHLSHHVPFSYHGWWHAQRA; translated from the coding sequence ATGCTGTCGCGTCGCCGTTTCTTGATGCTTTCCGGCCAGGCCTCGCTTTCGCTGGCGGTCCTGGGCTGCGCAACCAGCCCTCCGCTGCGGAAGGAGGCCTTTGCCGATTTCGGCGATCCGGCCAGACCTTACCTCGGCCTGGCAACATCCCTGCGAAACGAATATAGCTACGAAGCCCGGATCGAAGGGCAGATTCCGGCCCAACTGCGCGGCACGCTCTACCGCAATGGGCCGGGGCTGTTCGATCGGGGGGAGATGCGCAAGCGGAACCTGCTGGACGGGGACGGCCTGGTGCAGTCGTTCCGCTTTCATGACAACGGCGTGCATTACCGCAACAGGTTCGTGCGAACGCAGAAATTCATCGATGAGGAACGGGCCGGCAGGTTCGTCTATCCGAGCTGGAGCACCCAGGCGCCCGGGGGCATGCTGGCCAATTTCATGGCGCCCGGCCGCCTCAAAAGCCAGGCCGGCATCACCGTTTTCTACTGGCGGAAACGCCTGTATGCCTTCGACGAGTGCGCCCTGCCCTACGAACTGGATCCGGACACGCTGGAGACCAGCGGTCTCTCACTGCTGGGCCTGCCCGAGGACATGACCATTTACGCGGCCCACGCCAAGATGGACCCCTTCAGTGGAGAGTGGCTCCATTTCGGGGTGCGCTATGGCCCTTCCCCCAAGATCCACATCACCATCTTCAAGCCGGACGGAAGCTTGAAACAGCACCGCAGTGTCCCGCTGCCGCGCAACGTCTACATGCATGACTGGTTCGTTTCGGCGCGCCACCTGATTCTCAACCTCCACCCGGCGGAAATCTCCTATCTCGGCTTCATGCTGGGGTACTCCAGCATGGCGGATTCCCTGCGCTGGCAACCGGAAAAGGGCAACCTTGTAATGGTTTTTGATCGGGAAGGGGACAAGCCTCCGCTCTTTCTCGAAACTCCGGCGCGTTACATGTGGCACTCCTTCAACGCCTATGAACGGGGTGCCGAAATCATAGCCGAATTTATCGGCTACCATAACCCGGACCATTTCATCGGCGCGGACCCGGTCGTCTCGGCGGTCATGATGGGGCGCAGGGGCGAATACGCCTGGCCCGGCGAAGTGCGCCGCTACCTGATCGATCCCTCGGCACGGACCATCCGCGACGAGAAGATCGCCTCCGGCAGCTACGAGTGGCCGCGCATCAATGAGCTGCTGCGCGGCCGGTGCTGCCGTTTCGGGTATATGGCCAAGACGGCACGGGGGGAATTCTTCTGGTCGCTGATCTGCCGGATCGACCTGCACACCGGACGAATGGAGAATTTCGATTTCGGTGCCGGCTGCTACTGCAGCGAGCCGGTATTCGTCCCGATACCGAGAGTGGCGTATTCGGCGGAGGATTCCCGGGAAGCGGGCTTTCTGCTGACCGAAGTATACGACAGCGGGACCAAAAAGAGCTTTCTGGCCGTGCTTCGGGCGGATTGCCTGTCCGCAGGACCAATCGCACGCGTGCATCTCAGCCATCATGTTCCCTTCAGCTATCACGGCTGGTGGCATGCGCAGCGGGCCTAG
- a CDS encoding Hsp20/alpha crystallin family protein, with the protein MASWDMFRELENMRREIDRTFRGYGYSRPFTAFLSPLSTRRFPEVNLSEDEGQIHAEALVPGVEPKEINISLLRNTLTIEGERKPPFALEGQVVHRSELGFGKFSRTIELPVEVDPNRITAECRDGILHIALAKSENAKPRKIEISSR; encoded by the coding sequence ATGGCAAGCTGGGATATGTTCCGGGAATTGGAAAATATGAGAAGGGAAATCGACCGAACTTTTCGGGGCTACGGCTATAGCCGCCCCTTCACGGCCTTTCTTTCGCCTCTGTCCACGCGCCGTTTTCCCGAGGTGAACCTGAGCGAAGATGAGGGCCAGATCCACGCAGAGGCACTGGTGCCTGGTGTCGAGCCCAAAGAGATCAACATCTCCCTGCTGCGCAACACCTTGACCATCGAAGGGGAGAGAAAGCCCCCCTTTGCCCTGGAAGGGCAGGTGGTGCATCGCAGCGAACTCGGTTTCGGGAAATTTTCCCGTACCATCGAGCTGCCGGTGGAGGTTGATCCCAACAGGATCACCGCAGAATGCCGGGACGGCATCCTGCACATCGCACTGGCCAAATCGGAAAACGCCAAACCGAGAAAAATAGAGATATCCAGCCGATAA
- the pta gene encoding phosphate acetyltransferase, protein MHLVDQIKEKARKNLQTVVLPESYDERMLYAAEKIVKEELAKIVILGDPAKIKAEAEAKGINLAGVELLDPKTSPKLEQYVAEMVELRKSKGLTADEARKLLTADDNLYYAGMMVRSGDAGGEVAGATGTTGNVLKAAFQTVGPAKGIKTVSSFFLMVTKTPSFGENGIVLFADCAVNPNPDAQALAEIAVATAGNCKAFLDVDARVGMLSFSTKGSASHPDCDKVLKAMEIAKQIKPDMLIDGELQADAALLPKVGEKKAPGSPVAGKANVLIFPDLDAGNIGYKLVERVAGAEAVGPIIQGLAKPVNDLSRGCSVEDIVSVVAITAVQAAQA, encoded by the coding sequence ATGCATCTTGTCGACCAGATCAAGGAGAAGGCCAGGAAGAACCTGCAGACGGTGGTACTGCCGGAAAGCTACGACGAGCGGATGCTGTACGCTGCCGAGAAGATCGTGAAAGAAGAGCTGGCAAAGATCGTCATTCTGGGCGATCCCGCCAAAATCAAGGCTGAAGCCGAAGCAAAGGGCATCAACCTGGCAGGGGTCGAACTGCTCGATCCCAAGACATCTCCCAAGCTGGAGCAGTACGTGGCCGAGATGGTCGAACTGCGCAAGAGCAAAGGGCTGACTGCAGACGAGGCCAGGAAACTCCTGACTGCCGATGACAACCTCTACTATGCCGGCATGATGGTCAGGAGCGGCGATGCAGGGGGCGAGGTGGCTGGCGCTACCGGCACTACCGGCAACGTGCTCAAGGCAGCCTTCCAGACCGTGGGCCCTGCCAAGGGCATCAAGACCGTTTCCTCCTTTTTCCTGATGGTTACCAAAACTCCCAGCTTCGGTGAAAACGGCATTGTCCTGTTCGCCGACTGCGCCGTCAATCCCAACCCCGACGCTCAGGCCCTGGCAGAGATTGCCGTAGCCACGGCCGGCAACTGCAAGGCCTTTCTGGATGTGGATGCCCGGGTGGGCATGCTCTCCTTCTCCACCAAGGGGAGCGCCAGCCATCCCGATTGCGACAAGGTGCTGAAGGCGATGGAGATCGCCAAACAGATCAAGCCGGACATGCTGATCGACGGCGAACTGCAGGCCGATGCGGCCCTGCTCCCCAAGGTGGGCGAAAAGAAGGCTCCGGGCAGCCCGGTGGCAGGCAAGGCCAATGTCCTGATCTTCCCGGACCTGGATGCCGGCAACATCGGCTACAAGCTGGTCGAGCGCGTGGCAGGGGCAGAGGCGGTCGGCCCCATCATCCAAGGCTTGGCCAAGCCGGTCAACGATCTCTCCCGCGGCTGCTCGGTGGAGGATATCGTCAGCGTGGTGGCCATCACCGCCGTCCAGGCCGCACAGGCATAA
- a CDS encoding c-type cytochrome, with protein sequence MAQNCLTLSLPMVALCLLATAGFCDTEGGKIDGKKEFDKHCAVCHPNGGNTINSQKTLSKKAMKANGITSSKDIIAIMRKPGPGMTVFDQKTIPDKEAKVIADYILKTFK encoded by the coding sequence ATGGCTCAAAACTGCCTGACGCTATCGCTTCCGATGGTGGCACTCTGTCTGCTGGCAACAGCCGGCTTTTGCGACACGGAAGGAGGGAAAATCGACGGCAAAAAGGAATTCGACAAACACTGCGCCGTATGCCATCCCAATGGGGGCAATACCATCAATTCCCAGAAAACCCTGAGCAAAAAAGCGATGAAAGCCAACGGCATCACCAGCTCCAAGGACATCATCGCCATCATGCGCAAGCCGGGCCCCGGCATGACCGTTTTCGATCAGAAAACGATTCCTGACAAAGAAGCCAAGGTCATCGCCGACTACATCCTGAAAACCTTCAAGTAG
- the queC gene encoding 7-cyano-7-deazaguanine synthase QueC — translation MQRKAVVLYSGGLDSTTCLALAARDGFAPHAISFSYGQRHSHELEVAKAYARRLGAVEHMVVDFDLRLMGGSALTADIEVPKEGVGNDIPVTYVPARNTIFLSFALGWAEVLGAFDIYIGVNALDYSGYPDCRPEYIAAYEIMANLATKAGVEGSARFRVHTPLISLSKAEIIKTGVALGVDYGLTHSCYDPTPTGLSCGQCDSCRLRLKGFAEAGLTDPLRYA, via the coding sequence ATGCAGCGGAAGGCTGTTGTACTTTACAGCGGAGGATTGGATTCAACCACCTGTCTGGCTTTGGCGGCACGCGACGGATTCGCGCCCCATGCAATCAGCTTTTCATACGGACAGCGCCACAGCCACGAGCTGGAGGTGGCCAAGGCATATGCCCGGCGCCTGGGGGCGGTCGAGCACATGGTGGTGGATTTCGACCTGCGCCTGATGGGGGGCAGCGCCCTGACCGCGGATATCGAGGTGCCCAAGGAAGGGGTGGGAAACGATATTCCGGTGACCTATGTGCCGGCCCGCAATACCATCTTTCTCTCCTTTGCCCTGGGATGGGCCGAGGTGCTGGGGGCCTTTGACATCTACATCGGCGTCAATGCCCTGGACTATTCCGGATATCCGGATTGCCGTCCCGAGTACATCGCCGCCTACGAAATCATGGCCAATCTGGCCACCAAGGCCGGAGTGGAAGGCTCGGCCAGGTTCCGCGTGCACACCCCGCTGATCAGCCTGAGCAAGGCCGAGATCATCAAAACCGGCGTTGCGCTGGGGGTGGATTACGGCCTGACCCACTCCTGCTACGACCCGACCCCGACAGGGCTTTCCTGCGGCCAGTGCGATTCCTGCCGTTTGCGCCTGAAGGGCTTTGCCGAAGCGGGTTTGACCGATCCGCTCAGGTATGCCTGA
- a CDS encoding OB-fold nucleic acid binding domain-containing protein produces the protein MKKLTVLSVSIAAVLAAAVAATAQPSAPQPTAPISVPKASGPDASTVAGAFANSAKLDKKKVSIRGKVVKVSTGIMGKNWIHIQDGTGSQAKANNNIVCTSKELAAVGDVITVTGTLAKDKDFGAGYKYSAIIENATVKK, from the coding sequence ATGAAAAAGCTCACCGTCCTGTCCGTTTCGATCGCCGCAGTGCTGGCCGCTGCCGTAGCGGCCACGGCCCAGCCCAGCGCACCCCAGCCGACCGCTCCCATTTCGGTTCCCAAGGCCAGCGGGCCCGATGCCTCCACCGTGGCGGGCGCTTTCGCCAACAGCGCCAAGCTCGATAAGAAAAAGGTCTCCATCCGGGGCAAGGTGGTCAAGGTTTCCACCGGTATCATGGGCAAAAACTGGATCCATATCCAGGACGGCACCGGCAGCCAGGCCAAGGCCAACAACAACATCGTCTGCACCTCCAAGGAACTGGCCGCCGTGGGCGACGTGATAACCGTGACCGGCACGCTGGCCAAGGACAAGGACTTCGGCGCCGGCTACAAGTACAGCGCCATCATCGAAAACGCGACAGTCAAAAAATAA
- a CDS encoding MGMT family protein: protein MKGTVGMSGSAEKYQAIYRVVARIPRGCVATYGQVAALAGLPGRARLVGYALRVCDDRALPWQRVVNARGEISLRDDCIGDAELVQRLRLESEGVRFDEQGRIPLARYQWRP, encoded by the coding sequence ATGAAAGGAACGGTGGGCATGTCCGGTTCCGCTGAGAAATATCAGGCTATTTACCGGGTAGTGGCCCGGATACCGAGAGGATGCGTGGCCACCTATGGTCAGGTCGCCGCCCTGGCCGGGCTTCCGGGGCGGGCGCGTCTGGTGGGATATGCTTTGCGTGTCTGCGACGACCGTGCGCTCCCCTGGCAGCGGGTGGTCAACGCCAGGGGGGAGATCAGCCTGCGGGACGATTGTATCGGCGACGCCGAACTGGTGCAGCGGCTGCGGCTGGAGAGTGAGGGGGTGCGGTTCGACGAGCAGGGGCGGATTCCGTTGGCTCGCTATCAGTGGCGGCCGTGA
- a CDS encoding CHRD domain-containing protein, producing the protein MNRIKLLMLAVLAIFVSVSVGMAAEKTFKAKLAGRESVPTVQTKASGDAEFKLSKDGKQLDYKLTVKDIENVTAAHIHLGKKGENGPPVAGIFAGPKKTGKFKGVLAEGVITDKDLMGDFQGKGLDALVKEIKAGNTFVNVHTDAHPDGEIRGQIK; encoded by the coding sequence ATGAACAGGATCAAACTGCTGATGCTCGCTGTGCTGGCGATCTTCGTGAGCGTATCGGTCGGCATGGCCGCAGAGAAGACCTTCAAGGCCAAGCTGGCGGGAAGAGAGAGCGTTCCGACGGTCCAGACAAAGGCGAGCGGCGATGCCGAGTTCAAATTGAGCAAAGATGGCAAGCAACTCGATTACAAGCTGACGGTCAAGGACATCGAGAACGTGACTGCCGCCCATATCCATCTCGGCAAGAAGGGTGAAAACGGACCGCCAGTGGCCGGTATTTTTGCCGGGCCGAAAAAGACGGGCAAATTCAAGGGAGTACTGGCCGAAGGCGTCATCACGGACAAGGACCTGATGGGAGATTTTCAGGGCAAAGGGCTTGATGCGCTGGTCAAGGAAATCAAAGCGGGCAATACCTTCGTGAATGTCCATACCGACGCACATCCGGATGGGGAAATCCGGGGACAGATCAAGTAG
- a CDS encoding Do family serine endopeptidase produces MPALITSIARLVAIAVVCTLAVPSFSAATATLPDFVELSKRLKPTVVNIRTVKNIKPKQRTRRSPNTQQSPYDNFFDEFFGQFFDQNQQRPRREQNLGSGFIISSDGYILTNFHVVNGADEVLVKLADGRELKGQIKGGDEKFDLALIKITDKEKVPALELGDSDKLEVGEWVMAIGNPFGLSQTVTAGIVSAKGRVIGSGPYDDFIQTDASINPGNSGGPLFNAEGKVVGIATAIVANGKGIGFATPINMAKAIVDQLRETGKVTRGYLGVQIQKLTPELAKSFNLDADKGALVADVIKGSPAEKAGIKTGDIILQYEGKPIVEYTELPRMVAATPLDKKVKITIFREGQKSEVVATIDKLKEEAEGEAAAKGEEGQANDKLGFTVSELTKDLAARFGYAEGKGLVITEVKPGSPADDTGIPPGTLLLEINGQRPTTLEQYNKLVAQLKSGDVTRLLVKLPDGSVHYVAMTLP; encoded by the coding sequence ATGCCCGCACTTATCACGTCGATTGCACGCCTGGTTGCCATTGCTGTGGTATGCACCCTGGCAGTACCGTCATTTTCCGCAGCCACGGCCACCCTGCCCGATTTCGTCGAACTTTCCAAACGGCTCAAACCTACGGTGGTCAACATCCGCACGGTCAAGAACATCAAGCCCAAGCAGCGCACGCGACGCTCCCCGAACACGCAGCAGAGCCCCTACGACAATTTCTTCGACGAATTCTTCGGACAGTTTTTCGACCAGAACCAGCAGCGTCCGCGCCGTGAACAGAACCTGGGCTCAGGCTTCATCATCAGCAGCGACGGCTACATCCTTACCAACTTCCATGTAGTGAACGGCGCCGACGAGGTCCTGGTGAAACTTGCCGACGGCCGGGAACTGAAAGGGCAGATCAAGGGGGGGGACGAGAAATTCGATCTGGCTCTGATCAAGATCACCGACAAGGAGAAGGTCCCTGCGCTGGAGCTGGGTGACAGCGACAAGCTGGAGGTGGGGGAATGGGTGATGGCGATCGGCAACCCCTTCGGTCTCTCGCAAACGGTGACCGCCGGTATCGTCAGCGCCAAGGGGCGCGTGATCGGCAGCGGTCCCTATGACGATTTCATCCAGACCGATGCCTCGATCAATCCCGGCAACTCCGGTGGACCGCTGTTCAATGCCGAAGGAAAAGTAGTCGGCATCGCCACCGCCATTGTTGCCAATGGCAAGGGGATCGGCTTTGCCACCCCGATCAACATGGCCAAAGCCATTGTCGACCAACTGCGCGAAACCGGCAAGGTCACCCGGGGCTATCTGGGGGTACAGATCCAGAAGCTGACACCCGAGCTGGCGAAGTCGTTCAACCTGGATGCCGACAAGGGGGCGTTGGTGGCTGACGTGATCAAGGGCAGTCCGGCCGAAAAGGCAGGCATCAAAACCGGTGACATCATCCTGCAGTACGAAGGCAAGCCGATCGTCGAGTACACCGAGCTGCCCCGCATGGTGGCTGCCACACCGCTGGACAAAAAAGTCAAAATCACCATCTTCAGGGAAGGACAGAAGAGCGAGGTGGTTGCCACGATAGACAAGTTGAAGGAGGAGGCTGAAGGCGAGGCCGCCGCCAAGGGAGAAGAGGGACAGGCCAACGACAAGCTCGGTTTTACGGTGAGCGAACTCACCAAGGATCTGGCCGCCCGCTTCGGCTACGCCGAGGGCAAGGGGCTGGTGATCACGGAGGTCAAGCCCGGCTCACCGGCCGATGATACCGGCATCCCGCCGGGTACACTGCTCCTCGAGATCAACGGACAGCGGCCGACCACCCTTGAGCAGTACAACAAACTGGTTGCCCAGCTGAAGAGCGGCGACGTGACCCGGCTGCTGGTCAAGCTGCCCGATGGAAGCGTGCACTATGTGGCCATGACCCTGCCGTAA
- a CDS encoding Hsp20/alpha crystallin family protein, with translation MSVNSITQSNDERDLQTRESTRAPERYVRPAVNIIEREEELILAADIPGASKETIDINVDKGILTITAPLSRSMPGRSVYAEFELAPYFRQFQIPENIQQEKTIASFSNGVLLLRLQKAEAARPRQIKISG, from the coding sequence ATGTCTGTCAACAGCATCACACAGTCGAACGACGAACGGGACCTTCAGACCCGGGAGAGTACCCGTGCGCCGGAGCGCTATGTCAGGCCCGCGGTCAACATCATCGAGCGCGAGGAGGAGCTGATACTGGCTGCCGATATCCCCGGCGCTTCCAAGGAAACCATCGACATCAACGTGGACAAGGGCATTTTGACCATTACCGCCCCCCTTTCGCGGAGCATGCCGGGACGGAGCGTCTATGCAGAATTCGAACTGGCTCCCTATTTCAGGCAGTTCCAGATTCCGGAAAACATCCAGCAGGAAAAGACCATTGCCAGCTTCTCCAATGGCGTGCTGCTGCTGCGCCTGCAGAAAGCGGAGGCAGCGCGGCCGCGCCAGATCAAGATCAGCGGTTGA